Proteins from one Natrinema salinisoli genomic window:
- a CDS encoding DUF6757 family protein, with translation MNCHYCDREAAFAAESDGLRVGLCEEHFRERLQELAEADGLESLKEKVDVDRAE, from the coding sequence ATGAACTGCCACTACTGTGACCGCGAGGCTGCCTTCGCCGCCGAGTCAGACGGGCTCAGGGTTGGCCTCTGCGAGGAACACTTCCGCGAGCGTCTCCAGGAGCTCGCCGAAGCCGACGGGCTCGAGAGCCTGAAAGAGAAAGTCGACGTGGATCGCGCCGAGTAA
- a CDS encoding 4Fe-4S dicluster domain-containing protein, translated as MAIDPQFHENREQVDEHEGHSVWGPVDEPEELGIHGTHVAVDFDICIADGACVEDCPVDVFEWIDTPGHPESEEKADPANEAQCIDCMLCVDVCPVDAIDVDAGRTA; from the coding sequence ATGGCCATAGACCCGCAGTTCCACGAGAACCGCGAACAGGTCGACGAGCACGAAGGACACTCAGTCTGGGGTCCCGTCGACGAACCCGAAGAGCTGGGGATCCACGGCACGCACGTCGCGGTCGACTTCGACATCTGTATCGCCGACGGGGCCTGCGTCGAGGACTGCCCGGTCGACGTCTTCGAGTGGATCGACACGCCGGGCCACCCCGAAAGCGAAGAGAAGGCCGATCCGGCGAACGAAGCGCAGTGTATCGATTGTATGCTCTGCGTCGACGTCTGCCCGGTCGACGCCATCGACGTCGACGCCGGACGCACGGCGTAA